The window TCCGCCTCTAGCTTTGGCCACAAGGCGAGATGTAACTTCAACGTAACATCGGCGTCCTCCGCCGCGTAGGGACTTGCTTGCTCAACGGGGACCTGGTTAAAGGTGATTTGTTGCGTCCCCTTTCCTGCAACATCTTCATAATGGATAGTATCTTCTCCCAGATACTTCAGCGCGAGAGAATCCATATCGTGTCGAGTTGCGGTACTGTCCAAAACGTAGGACTCAAGCATCGTATCAAAGCGGATCCCATTAAGTGCAATGCCGTGATTAGCCAGAACGCTCATATCAAACTTAAGATTATGTCCAAGTTTTGCCCGACCTCGGTCCTCCAAGAGTGGTCGAAGAGCGGCCAGCACTGCGTCCCTCGATAGCTGTTTTGGCGCGCCCTCATAATCATGTGCTAACGGTACATAAGCTGCCTCGCCTGGGCTCACTGCAAACGAGATGCCCACGATCTCAGCCTCCATGTAATCCAGACTGTTGGTCTCAGTGTCAAAGGCAAAGACCTCTGTTTTTTCTAGGCGCCTAAGCCATGACTGAAACTTACGTTCGGAATCCACCGTCTCGTAATTGTGCTGATGCTCGGTTTCTCCCGCTTTAGTCTCGCAGGCCGCATCCGGGGAACTACAATATTCGGAAAGCCACGACTTGAATTCGAGGCGCGTAAACAATTCCCTTAGCGCAGCGCGATCCGGATTCTGAGGTTTAAGCTCCTTGGGCTTTCGCTCAAGTGGCACGTCGCAGCGGACGGTGACTAGCTCACGCGATAGGGGCAATTGATCGAGACTCGCACGCAGATTCTCCCCCACCTTGCCCGGGATCTCGTTCGCGTGAGCGATAATCGAATCCAATGATCGATAGGTCTTCAACCACTTGACTGCTGTCTTTGGACCAACCTTGGGTACACCGGGCACATTGTCCACACTGTCCCCGATCAAGGCCAGATAATCCACCATCAGTGAAGGCGGGATACCAAATTTGCGTTCCACTCCATCTATGTCCAAGACTGCATTGGTCATCGTGTCTACGAGGCGAACGTGCTCATCGACTACCTGCGTCATGTCCTTATCGCCCGTCGCTATGACGATCTCAAGTCCTTGTGCCTTAGCCTGAGCGGCGAGTGTGGCCATAACATCGTCCCCTTCCACACCATCGATCATCAATAACGGCAGTCCCATGGCACGTACGACATCATGTAATGGTTGCAACTGGCTGACAAGTTCATCCGGCATGGGTGGGCGGTTCGCCTTATACTCCGGATAGAGTTCGTCACGAAAAGTCTTACCTTTCGTATCGAATACAACCACCATATAAGTCGGCTCGTAGTCCTTCTGCAATTTGCGCAGCATTCCGATCACACCATAGATCGCTCCAGTAGGTTCCCCCTTAGAGTTGGATAGGGCGGGCAACGCGTGAAATGCTCGGTAGAGATAAGAAGAGCCGTCTACCAGAACCAACGTGGGCTTGTTCATGCGATATGAGACTGGTGACGTGTATTAAGAGGTAACATTATGGATGATTCGCGAGCGACTGCCTATCTTGTAATGTTGCATGGATCGATTGCCCATGGCCCAACGACGGAGCCTTGACAGCACGGACGCCCAATTGCCCAAAAAATCGCCCGATCAAGTAGACAGACGACCGGAAGTAGTGGATGCTATCTTGAGGTACCAAGAAGATCAAAACTGCCTGCGTACATGGACGAACACGCGTCTTTGTTAGATCATTTGAGCCAATTAATACAATATCTACCAGGTGGACCACTGTGAGAGCCTCCACAATTTTATATTGTGTCATTGGCCTTTTAGCGTCCCTGCAAATACTTGGTGAGCCTATTAACCCGGACGGCCTTGAAGTCGTTCCTGAACCTCCGCCATTGCCGGAACCTGTACAAAGTGGGGAGGTACTTGAGCCGGAAATCACCATTATTCAAAAGGAAGAGGTCACCGTCGAGGAATACCGCATTAACGGGATCCTGTACATGGTGAAAGTCACACCGAGCGTTGGACTACCCTATTATCTCATCGACCAGGACGGCGATGGGGTGATGGAGACGCAAATGGACGGTATATACGCCGATCCCGTCGTCCCTCAATGGGTCTTGTTTAGCTGGTAAACGGATGCAGCCAAAATAGTCCTTCGTGACTCCACAGAACTCTAATAACACGCGCGATTAAGAACTAGGCCTGGAATGAACCGGCGCAAGCAGCGTGAGTCGCCGTTGCGGAACCGGTGTCAAACTAAAGCAAGTGACACAGGAATCGCATGTCTGTCTATACATCCGTTTCACGCCAAGAGCTTCAAAAATTTCTAGAACACTATTCACTAGGGGAGTTAAGTCACTTCCAAGGAATCAGTGAAGGCATAGAAAACACGAACTACTTCGTC is drawn from Gammaproteobacteria bacterium and contains these coding sequences:
- a CDS encoding DUF2782 domain-containing protein, which encodes MNPDGLEVVPEPPPLPEPVQSGEVLEPEITIIQKEEVTVEEYRINGILYMVKVTPSVGLPYYLIDQDGDGVMETQMDGIYADPVVPQWVLFSW
- the polA gene encoding DNA polymerase I produces the protein MNKPTLVLVDGSSYLYRAFHALPALSNSKGEPTGAIYGVIGMLRKLQKDYEPTYMVVVFDTKGKTFRDELYPEYKANRPPMPDELVSQLQPLHDVVRAMGLPLLMIDGVEGDDVMATLAAQAKAQGLEIVIATGDKDMTQVVDEHVRLVDTMTNAVLDIDGVERKFGIPPSLMVDYLALIGDSVDNVPGVPKVGPKTAVKWLKTYRSLDSIIAHANEIPGKVGENLRASLDQLPLSRELVTVRCDVPLERKPKELKPQNPDRAALRELFTRLEFKSWLSEYCSSPDAACETKAGETEHQHNYETVDSERKFQSWLRRLEKTEVFAFDTETNSLDYMEAEIVGISFAVSPGEAAYVPLAHDYEGAPKQLSRDAVLAALRPLLEDRGRAKLGHNLKFDMSVLANHGIALNGIRFDTMLESYVLDSTATRHDMDSLALKYLGEDTIHYEDVAGKGTQQITFNQVPVEQASPYAAEDADVTLKLHLALWPKLEAEPGLQKLFEDIEMPLVPVLSCVERNGVMVDAALLQRQSEELAVRARDIERQAHELAGQAFNIASPKQIQGILYDELQLPVLAKTPKGQPSTAESVLQELALDYPLPKLILEYRTLSKLKSTYTDKLPGQINPHTRRVHTSYHQAVAATGRLSSSDPNLQNIPVRTDEGRRIRQAFVAAPGYQLLAADYSQIELRIMAHLSGDQGLTGAFAKGEDIHMATAAEVFGISQEQVNSEQRRAAKAINFGLIYGMSAFGLAKQLGIDRSAAQVYVDRYFNRYPGVKIFMDETRATACEQGFVETVFKRRLYLPDINARNAQRRQYAERTAINAPMQGTAADIIKRAMIAVHAWLAESGIDAKMVMQVHDELVFEVAEEAVDQAGKVICEIMEGAAHLTVPLVVSVDSGYNWDEAH